The Acidaminococcus fermentans DSM 20731 sequence GGCGGCGGAAGCCAGCATCACGTCGGATTCGTTGATGGCCCCTACCCCGGAATGGACGATGACCACTTTCACTTCATCGTTCTTGATCTTGGTGAGCGCCTGTTCCAGGGCCTGGATGGTGCCCTGCACGTCGGCCTTCACCACGATGTTCAGGTCCTTCAGTTCCCCTTCCTGGATCCGGTTGAAGATATCGTCCAGGGAAACCTTGGCCTTCTTCTGTTCTTCCATCTTCTGCTTGGCCTGGCGTTTTTCCGCCACGGACCGGGCCACATGTTCATCGCAGGCATCCAGGATATCCCCGGCTTCCGGCACATCGTTGAGCCCCAGGACTTCCACAGGGGTGGAAGGCAGGGCCTTCTTCACCTTTTCGCCCCGGTCGTTGACCATGGCCCGGACCTTGCCGTAGCAGGTGCCGGCCAGGATGGAATCCCCGATGTGCAGGGTGCCCCGGTCGATGAGCACGGAGGCCACAGGCCCTCTGCCCTTGTCCAGTTTGGCTTCGATGATGGTGCCGTGGGCGGGCAGGTTGGGGTTGGCCTTCAGATCCTGCATTTCAGCCACCAGCAGGATCATTTCCAGCAGGTCGGAGATACCGGTCTTCTGCCGGGCGGATACGGGAACCATGATGGTATCCCCGCCCCAGGCTTCCGGGATCAGTCCATGCTCGGACAGCTGCTGCATGACGAAATCCGGGTTGGCCCCTTCCTTGTCGATCTTGTTGATGGCCACGATCACCGGCACCTTGGCAGCCTTGGCATGGTTGATGGCTTCGATGGTCTGGGGCATCACCCCGTCGTCAGCGGCCACCACCAGCACGGCGATATCCGTCACCTGGGCCCCACGGGCACGCATGGCGGTGAAAGCTTCGTGGCCCGGGGTATCCAGGAACACGATGGGCTTGCCCTGGCACACCACCCGGTAGGCACCGATGTGCTGGGTGATCCCGCCGGCTTCCCGGGCGGTTACGTTGGTCTTCCGGATGGCATCCAGCAGGGAGGTCTTGCCGTGGTCCACGTGGCCCATGACCGTCACCACGGGGGGACGGGGCACCCGCAGAGCCGGGTCGTCTTCCACTTCCGGCACTTCCGTGGGATCCGCTTCAGGAGGCGGTTCCTTGATTTCACAGTTGAAGTCCATGCCCACCAGTTCGGCGGTTTCATGGTCGATTTCCTGGTTGATGGTCACCATCTTGCCCAGCATGAACAGCTTCTTGATCACTTCGTTCACGTCCCGGCACAGGAGCTTGGCGAAATCCTTTACGCTGATGCTTTCGCCCACTTCGATGCTGGTGGGACGGACCACTTCCGCTTTTCTGGCCGGAGCGGCGTTCCGGTTGCTGTTGTTGTTGTTTTTGTGTTTGTGGTTTTTCATCATATGATCGGCACTGCGGGTAGGACGGTCCTCCCGGGTGGCATAAGAGCCCTTGATTTTCTCCCGTTTTTCCTGATGGTTGTGGTTGTTGTTCCGTTTGCCCATATCCTTGCCGGCATGGGCACTGTTCCCGCCGATGGGGGCACCGGGCTTCCCGGCACGGCCGTTCTGGGGCTTGTTCCGGTTGTTCCCGCCGTTCCCACTGCGGTTCTGGTTCCCGCCATTCCGGTCATTCCGGCCGAACCGGCTGCTGCCGTTCCCGTTGCTGCGGTTCTGGCCGTTCTGGGGCCGGTCGTTTCTCCGGCCGTTGTCCCGGTTCTGGCCATTCTGGCTGCTCTGGGGCCGGTCGCCCCGCCGTTCGCTGTGGTTCTGGCCGTTCCGGTCATGGCCGCGGTTTTCTCCCCGGCCGTCGTTTCTCCGGTCGTTCCGGTCATTCCGGCTTTCCTGGGCCGGTTTCTGCTGGGCCGCATGATGGGCCTGGATGGCCGCCTTCCCCACGGCAATGTCACTTTTCACCTGGGCCACTTTGGCAGCCACCGGCGCCGCCGCCTGGGCGGCTTTTTCCTGGACCTTCCGGGCCGCATTCTGGGCGGCTTCCTTCACGGATCCCTGGTTGGCCTTCAGGCCCTTGACGATCATGTCCCGGACCCCGGCTTCCACGGTGCTCATATGGTTCTTCACCGTGATCTTGTGGTCGGCCAGAAAGCCCAGCACCTTCTTGTTGTCCA is a genomic window containing:
- the infB gene encoding translation initiation factor IF-2, whose translation is MTKYRIYEIAKELNLDNKKVLGFLADHKITVKNHMSTVEAGVRDMIVKGLKANQGSVKEAAQNAARKVQEKAAQAAAPVAAKVAQVKSDIAVGKAAIQAHHAAQQKPAQESRNDRNDRRNDGRGENRGHDRNGQNHSERRGDRPQSSQNGQNRDNGRRNDRPQNGQNRSNGNGSSRFGRNDRNGGNQNRSGNGGNNRNKPQNGRAGKPGAPIGGNSAHAGKDMGKRNNNHNHQEKREKIKGSYATREDRPTRSADHMMKNHKHKNNNNSNRNAAPARKAEVVRPTSIEVGESISVKDFAKLLCRDVNEVIKKLFMLGKMVTINQEIDHETAELVGMDFNCEIKEPPPEADPTEVPEVEDDPALRVPRPPVVTVMGHVDHGKTSLLDAIRKTNVTAREAGGITQHIGAYRVVCQGKPIVFLDTPGHEAFTAMRARGAQVTDIAVLVVAADDGVMPQTIEAINHAKAAKVPVIVAINKIDKEGANPDFVMQQLSEHGLIPEAWGGDTIMVPVSARQKTGISDLLEMILLVAEMQDLKANPNLPAHGTIIEAKLDKGRGPVASVLIDRGTLHIGDSILAGTCYGKVRAMVNDRGEKVKKALPSTPVEVLGLNDVPEAGDILDACDEHVARSVAEKRQAKQKMEEQKKAKVSLDDIFNRIQEGELKDLNIVVKADVQGTIQALEQALTKIKNDEVKVVIVHSGVGAINESDVMLASAANALIIGFNVRPDANARKTAEAEKVDIRTYRVIYDALNDVEAAIKGMLAPKFKEKIIGHVEIRQVIPINKMLIAGAYVKDGKITRSAKVRLVRDGIVIHEGELDSLRRFKDDVKEVAANFECGLTLADYRDIKVGDQLEVYTMEEVAAE